In the genome of Bacteroidales bacterium, one region contains:
- the thiS gene encoding sulfur carrier protein ThiS: MKIILNNREEIVESEQLTVDQLLKYKNFSFKMLVIKVNGKLVKKSEYETTLVNDGDDVMVLHLISGG; encoded by the coding sequence ATGAAGATCATCCTCAATAACCGTGAAGAGATAGTTGAATCTGAGCAATTAACAGTTGATCAGTTGCTGAAATACAAGAATTTTTCTTTTAAGATGCTTGTAATCAAGGTAAACGGAAAACTGGTAAAGAAATCAGAGTATGAAACCACCCTGGTCAATGACGGGGATGATGTGATGGTGCTTCACCTGATCAGTGGAGGTTAA
- a CDS encoding carbohydate-binding domain-containing protein, with product MIQAQPEKLNFRWKIITNNYCDQELTLSEFTIRNNGSQSIKPGTWALYFSFTRRILVDSAQSGIKITSMGGDFYKVEPIQGFTPVLPGKTLNIRLISQHWAFMLSDFPRGAYWQENGKLTEKDIQYDFPAAPHQILANKQDKRLAESSLDRYKANERLSLIPGDQLPPFLPSPLKYQYLPGFFQLKTTLQVSASGGLGSEHNYLVQLLKQLGLKAITSTQLIGRKHSIRLLIDKEIKNHSYFLSVSSEEGITIKAANAESIFSGIQSLRSLILKNPGQLPCLEITDTPRFEYRGVLLDVARNFQTKETVKQLLDKMALYKFNKLHFHLTDDEGWRLEINGLPELTAYGAFRGHTEDESSFLQPAYGSGPLAVMGKSSGSGFYNRSSFIEILKYAAERHIEIIPEIDLPGHARAAIKAMDYRYRKYMALGKTAEATEYLLRDTNDLSVYTSIQGYKDNVVCICQPSLYHFLGKVVMEMENMYRDAGISLKTVHIGGDEVPAGAWEQSPVCRKFLASHPEYPDVRSLEEYFISKFNEILILRNITTAGWEEVGLQRDLKSPGHPVTARKEFQERGLQMYSWNSIWGDGTEDNSSILANAGFKVVQANATNLYLDMAYAKDPYEQGYYWANYVNTETAFQFTPTQIPYCARTNKSGDTIRLETFLETFIQLTDKGKSNLLGIEACLWGENINSPELIDYMLFPRLIAIAERAWARKPVWETEPDAQLRSDAYLKDYNKFANMMGQKELPMLEKMGIKYRIPLPGIKLENQVIKANVEFPGLPIRVGNTNSPIGKGSTIYKEAIPFKKGMKLATVLSSGRKSRLAEP from the coding sequence GTGATCCAGGCCCAGCCTGAAAAACTGAACTTCAGATGGAAGATCATAACCAATAATTATTGTGATCAAGAACTAACCCTTTCAGAGTTTACCATCAGAAATAATGGTAGTCAATCAATTAAACCTGGCACCTGGGCACTCTATTTTAGTTTTACCCGTCGAATATTAGTGGATAGTGCACAGTCCGGAATCAAAATCACCTCAATGGGTGGGGATTTCTATAAAGTGGAACCAATCCAGGGCTTTACCCCGGTTCTACCTGGTAAAACGCTAAATATCAGGCTCATTTCACAGCACTGGGCATTCATGCTTTCCGATTTCCCAAGAGGCGCTTATTGGCAGGAAAATGGAAAACTCACTGAAAAAGACATTCAATATGATTTCCCGGCAGCACCACATCAAATTCTTGCAAACAAGCAGGATAAACGCCTGGCAGAATCTTCACTTGATCGTTATAAAGCAAATGAAAGACTGAGTTTAATTCCTGGAGATCAACTTCCTCCATTTTTACCTTCCCCTCTAAAATATCAGTATTTACCCGGATTCTTCCAGCTAAAAACCACCCTGCAGGTTTCTGCATCCGGTGGACTTGGCAGTGAGCATAATTACCTGGTTCAACTTCTGAAACAACTGGGCCTGAAAGCCATAACCAGCACTCAATTAATAGGCCGGAAACATTCAATCCGATTGCTGATTGATAAAGAAATTAAAAATCATAGCTATTTCCTGTCCGTTTCTTCAGAGGAAGGCATCACCATTAAAGCAGCAAATGCTGAATCAATATTTTCCGGAATTCAAAGCCTGAGATCTTTAATACTTAAAAATCCCGGGCAACTTCCTTGCCTGGAGATAACTGATACCCCCCGATTCGAGTACAGGGGTGTACTTCTGGATGTTGCAAGGAATTTCCAGACGAAAGAAACAGTCAAACAGCTGCTGGATAAGATGGCCCTCTATAAATTCAATAAACTGCATTTTCACCTTACCGATGATGAAGGATGGCGGCTGGAGATCAATGGGCTTCCTGAATTAACAGCTTATGGTGCTTTCAGGGGTCATACTGAAGATGAATCCAGCTTCCTTCAACCGGCATATGGTTCCGGACCATTAGCCGTGATGGGAAAATCAAGCGGAAGTGGTTTTTATAACCGGAGTAGTTTTATTGAAATTCTAAAGTATGCTGCTGAAAGGCATATTGAAATCATTCCTGAAATCGATCTGCCCGGACATGCCAGGGCTGCTATAAAAGCCATGGATTATCGCTACAGGAAATATATGGCACTTGGAAAAACAGCAGAAGCTACCGAATACCTTCTAAGGGATACAAACGATCTTTCTGTTTATACATCCATTCAAGGGTATAAAGATAATGTGGTATGTATTTGTCAACCTTCACTTTATCATTTCCTGGGGAAAGTGGTAATGGAGATGGAAAATATGTATCGGGATGCCGGCATCAGCTTAAAAACCGTCCATATTGGAGGAGATGAAGTTCCGGCAGGTGCCTGGGAACAATCGCCTGTGTGCAGAAAATTCCTGGCAAGCCACCCGGAATATCCGGATGTAAGAAGCCTTGAGGAATACTTTATCAGTAAATTCAATGAAATACTCATCCTAAGGAATATCACCACTGCCGGATGGGAAGAAGTCGGATTGCAAAGAGATTTAAAATCACCCGGACATCCGGTTACAGCTCGCAAAGAATTCCAGGAAAGAGGTTTGCAGATGTATAGCTGGAATTCAATCTGGGGTGACGGGACTGAAGATAACAGCTCCATCCTGGCCAATGCAGGATTCAAAGTAGTACAGGCAAATGCAACAAATTTATACCTCGATATGGCCTATGCAAAGGACCCTTATGAACAAGGATACTATTGGGCTAATTATGTAAATACAGAAACCGCTTTTCAATTCACTCCTACCCAGATTCCATATTGTGCCCGCACCAACAAGTCCGGAGATACAATCAGGTTGGAAACCTTCCTTGAAACCTTTATTCAACTCACCGATAAAGGGAAGAGTAACCTCCTGGGTATAGAAGCCTGTTTATGGGGCGAGAATATCAATAGCCCGGAATTAATAGATTATATGCTCTTCCCCCGTTTGATTGCAATTGCAGAAAGAGCATGGGCCAGGAAGCCAGTTTGGGAAACAGAACCGGATGCACAGTTGCGTTCAGATGCCTATCTTAAGGATTATAACAAGTTTGCCAACATGATGGGACAGAAGGAACTCCCTATGTTGGAAAAAATGGGGATAAAATACAGAATCCCACTTCCCGGAATTAAACTCGAAAACCAGGTTATCAAAGCAAATGTTGAGTTTCCGGGATTACCAATCAGGGTAGGAAATACAAATTCGCCAATAGGTAAAGGATCTACAATCTACAAAGAGGCAATTCCCTTTAAAAAAGGAATGAAGCTTGCAACTGTTTTATCATCAGGAAGAAAAAGCAGGCTGGCAGAACCTTAA